A genome region from Cucurbita pepo subsp. pepo cultivar mu-cu-16 chromosome LG02, ASM280686v2, whole genome shotgun sequence includes the following:
- the LOC111788233 gene encoding VQ motif-containing protein 9-like, translated as MEKSCQSSLTGDSSAASNGGGTVSSGKDQYLKHLNKLSHKISKPSFVKKPAFDSSHHSNPNFSQNQGLLQPPPPPPPPDSAVQAQSQQPPQHHQPPVYNINKNDFRDVVQKLTGSPAHERFSNPPPIHPPKPQSSRLQRIRPPPLANVSNRPPPMLQPQQPPPGLNPRSSISSTNNFGPIGRPVAPLSPLPPLPAVHAPAESPVSAYMRYLHNSFSDSNQKQFSGFSPLAPLVSPRWNNLTSQPLPPPPAMAQGGIPPPPPSSAVMSSEGQFPMPFSPLPFGCMNSPRSAYPLLSPSLLLSPSTGPFGYPQLPLSPTVPVPNPRWRGL; from the coding sequence ATGGAGAAAAGCTGCCAATCTTCTCTGACGGGAGATTCCTCCGCCGCTAGTAATGGCGGCGGTACGGTCTCCTCAGGCAAGGATCAATACCTCAAGCACTTAAACAAGCTTTCGCACAAAATTTCCAAGCCTAGTTTTGTTAAGAAGCCTGCGTTTGATTCTTCTCATCATTCTAATCCTAATTTTAGTCAGAATCAGGGTCTTCTTCAACCTCCACCACCGCCTCCGCCGCCGGATTCGGCTGTGCAGGCTCAGTCGCAACAGCCACCGCAGCACCATCAGCCGCCGGTTTATAATATCAATAAGAACGATTTCCGAGATGTGGTTCAGAAGCTTACTGGCTCACCGGCGCACGAGCGATTCTCGAATCCGCCGCCTATTCATCCACCGAAGCCTCAGAGCTCACGTCTGCAGCGAATCCGTCCGCCTCCATTAGCAAACGTCAGTAACCGCCCTCCTCCGATGCTACAGCCGCAACAACCACCGCCTGGCCTGAACCCTAGAAGTTCCATTTCATCAACCAACAATTTCGGCCCCATTGGACGGCCCGTTGCGCCGCTTTCGCCTCTCCCTCCACTACCGGCCGTCCACGCGCCAGCGGAATCACCTGTTTCAGCATATATGAGATATCTTCACAACTCATTTTCAGATTCTAATCAGAAACAGTTCTCGGGATTCTCACCTCTAGCTCCTCTAGTTTCGCCTCGCTGGAACAACTTAACCTCACAGCCACTGCCTCCACCGCCGGCCATGGCGCAAGGGGGCAttcctcctccaccaccatcaTCGGCAGTAATGAGCTCTGAGGGTCAATTTCCGATGCCCTTTTCACCTCTTCCATTCGGATGCATGAATTCACCAAGATCAGCATACCCTTTGCTATCACCGAGCTTGCTGCTATCGCCGTCGACGGGTCCGTTTGGATATCCACAGCTTCCATTGTCACCCACAGTGCCAGTGCCGAATCCAAGATGGAGAGGTCTGTga
- the LOC111788238 gene encoding F-box protein FBW2-like isoform X1: MNRRLEMTEGSDFRHWDELIPDALGLIFSKLPLQEILTVIPRVCKSWAKAVLGPYCWQEIDIEEWSSRCQPDNVDRMLQMLVNRSGGSLRKLCVTGLHNSNIFSFIADHAGSLQTLRLPRSNISDALVEQIAGRLSAVTFLDLSYCDKISASSLESIGKNCKALVGICRNLHPLHTAGMPLLDDEAYAIAATMPKLEHLEMAYHPLSTKSVMTILSSCPNLEFLDLRGCWDVRLEDKFVAEKFPKLRVLGPLVRDYYERNEWDECSDYSYISDDLAWDFSADYFDDDAESYDDPWDDEDRLEGLELRFYEGIDEVGGGFGWPPSP; encoded by the exons ATGAACCG CAGACTAGAGATGACAGAGGGAAGCGATTTCAGGCACTGGGATGAGCTAATACCGGACGCTCTGGGGCTAATTTTCAGTAAACTCCCACTACAAGAGATACTTACCGTTATCCCCAGAGTCTGCAAATCATGGGCTAAAGCAGTGCTTGGACCTTACTGCTGGCAAGAGATTGACATTGAAGAATGGAGTAGCCGATGCCAGCCCGACAATGTCGATCGAATGCTTCAAATGCTTGTCAATCGAAGTGGCGGTTCGCTTCGCAAGCTCTGCGTTACTGGCCTCCATAACAGCAACATTTTCTCCTTTATCGCTGATCA TGCTGGCTCTCTCCAGACATTGCGGCTGCCAAGGAGCAATATAAGCGATGCTCTAGTAGAACAGATTGCTGGAAGGCTTTCTGCAGTTACTTTTTTGGATCTAAGCTATTGTGATAAAATCAGTGCCAGTAGTTTAGAGTCTATAGGAAAGAATTGCAAAGCTTTGGTTGGAATCTGTCGAAACTTGCACCCGTTGCATACAGCAGGTATGCCGTTGCTGGACGATGAAGCGTACGCCATTGCAGCCACAATGCCAAAACTGGAGCACCTTGAAATGGCCTATCACCCTCTTAGCACTAAAAGCGTGATGACGATACTGTCGAGCTGCCCCAATCTCGAATTCCTCGATTTGAGAGGCTGTTGGGATGTAAGGCTGGAAGACAAGTTTGTGGCTGAGAAGTTCCCAAAACTAAGAGTGTTGGGGCCTCTGGTTAGAGACTACTACGAGCGAAACGAATGGGATGAATGCTCAGACTACTCATACATCTCTGACGACTTGGCTTGGGACTTCTCTGCAGATTACTTCGACGACGATGCCGAGAGTTATGACGATCCATGGGACGACGAAGACAGGCTAGAAGGACTCGAGTTGAGAttctatgaaggaatagaTGAAGTTGGTGGAGGCTTTGGTTGGCCTCCCTCCCCTTAA
- the LOC111788266 gene encoding 14-3-3-like protein A: MAVASSPREKYVYMAKLAEQAERYEEMVEFMEKVSAAIENEELTVEERNLLSVAYKNVIGARRASWRIISSIEQKEESRGNDDHVSVIREYRSKIESELSNICDGILKLLDSRLISSAASGDSKVFYLKMKGDYHRYLAEFKTGAERKEAAESTLTAYKSAQDIANSELAPTHPIRLGLALNFSVFYYEILNSPDRACSLAKQAFDEAIAELDTLGEESYKDSTLIMQLLRDNLTLWTSDMQDDGDEIKEAAPKRDDE, encoded by the exons ATGGCGGTCGCCTCTTCCCCTCGTGAGAAGTATGTTTACATGGCCAAGCTCGCCGAGCAGGCCGAGCGCTACGAGGAGATGGTTGAGTTTATGGAGAAGGTCTCGGCCGCCATAGAAAACGAGGAGCTTACCGTTGAGGAGCGGAACCTTCTCTCTGTTGCTTACAAGAATGTTATTGGAGCTCGTAGAGCTTCCTGGAGGATCATTTCTTCCATCGAGCAGAAGGAGGAGAGCCGAGGGAACGATGATCATGTTTCCGTGATCAGAGAATACAGATCTAAGATCGAGAGCGAGCTCTCTAACATTTGTGATGGGATCCTCAAGCTTCTTGACTCCCGCCTTATTTCCTCCGCTGCTTCTGGAGATTCCAAGGTGTTTTATCTCAAAATGAAGGGTGATTATCATAGATACCTGGCTGAATTCAAGACCGGAGCCGAACGGAAGGAGGCTGCTGAAAGTACCCTCACTGCTTATAAATCTGCTCAG GATATCGCAAATTCTGAACTTGCTCCTACTCACCCCATACGACTTGGGCTGGCTTTGAACTTTTCAGTGTTCTATTACGAGATCCTGAATTCCCCTGATCGAGCTTGCAGCCTCGCCAAACAG GCTTTTGATGAAGCAATTGCTGAGTTGGATACACTGGGCGAGGAATCATACAAGGACAGCACTTTGATCATGCAACTTCTTCGTGACAACCTCACCCTATGGACTTCAGACATGCAG GATGATGGAGATGAGATTAAAGAAGCAGCTCCCAAGCGCGACGACGAATAA
- the LOC111788270 gene encoding RNA-binding protein 38-like, whose amino-acid sequence MAAYPHYRSQFGDTTFTKVFVGGLAWETPTDEMRRYFEEFGDILEAVIITDKITSKSKGYGFVTFRDPESAKRACLNPNPIIDGRRANCNIAALGRPRPSPPRGRLQSGVNVQSASPLQLNLPPLPPPPPVVYSPYGYPTYNSDYNYPQQQAVYNPQLQQPQFYQQSPYFYGYSRTFPIPSPSHQHRLPPSYMYYPTLPPAQFEPSFNYPPAPLVPHRFSPADSQTSQTCQQTGAEAGESPTT is encoded by the exons ATGGCGGCTTACCCACATTACCGGTCGCAATTTGGAGACACCACTTTCACTAAGGTCTTCGTGGGCGGCCTTGCTTGGGAGACTCCCACCGACGAAATGAGACGTTATTTTGAGGAATTTGGTGACATTCTTGAAGCTGTTATAATTACTGATAAAATTACCTCTAAATCCAAAGGCTATGGCTTT GTTACGTTTCGTGACCCCGAGTCGGCTAAAAGGGCTTGTTTGAATCCTAACCCGATCATTGACGGGCGACGAGCTAATTGTAATATTGCTGCATTGGGACGCCCTCGTCCTTCGCCTCCACGAGG ACGACTTCAGAGTGGCGTAAACGTGCAATCGGCTTCGCCGTTGCAGTTGAACCTCCCGCCGCTTCCTCCGCCACCTCCGGTTGTGTATTCACCATATGG aTACCCGACTTACAATTCTGATTATAACTACCCCCAGCAA CAAGCGGTATACAATCCACAACTCCAACAACCACAATTCTATCAGCAATCCCCATATTTCTACGGCTATTCTCGAACATTTCCCATTCCTTCACCGTCTCATCAACATCGTCTTCCTCCGTCTTACATGTACTACCCGACGCTTCCCCCAGCTCAATTCGAACCCTCCTTCAACTACCCTCCAGCTCCTCTCGTACCGCACCGCTTTTCTCCTGCAG attctcagacatctcagacatgtCAGCAAACTGGAGCTGAAGCTGGAGAAAGTCCGACCACTTGA
- the LOC111787624 gene encoding uncharacterized protein LOC111787624, which yields MVGNSDSFMFRFLPENLLSAAIEIVPYFTDSFGNSSRIDCGTGHETNFLAWLYCLAKLGVIEEEDYPAVLMRKLQSGYSSHYAALSLWMAHQMMGLYVSKHFRNPLNFLVVMSLGAKRPLLVGRLVGNQVMGTCVVFNPDFDLETFSHELDGRARLICKGILSDEELGPIKERKGSMDSRVE from the exons ATGGTGGGAAACAGCGATTCTTTTATGTTTCGATTTCTCCCCGAGAATCTCTTGTCAGCTGCCATAGAAATTGTGCCCTATTTCACCGACAGCTTCGGGAATTCGAGCCGAATCGATTGTGGTACTGGCCACGAGACGAACTTCTTGGCCTGGTTGTATTGCTTGGCAAAATTGGGGGTAATCGAGGAGGAGGATTACCCGGCTGTGTTAATGAGGAAATTGCAG TCAGGATATAGTTCCCATTATGCAGCACTTTCTCTTTGGATGGCTCATCAAATG ATGGGATTATATGTCTCTAAACACTTCAGGAATCCTTTGAACTTTCTTGTAGTAATGAGTTTGGGGGCCAAAAGGCCCCTACTCGTGGGTCGCTTGGTCGGCAATCAAGTGATGGGCACATGCGTCGTTTTTAACCCGGATTTTGATTTAGAGACATTCAGTCAT GAACTGGATGGAAGAGCTCGGTTAATCTGTAAGGGAATCTTGTCTGATGAAG AATTAGGCCCAATCAAGGAGAGGAAGGGATCCATGGATTCACGAGTCgagtaa
- the LOC111788238 gene encoding F-box protein FBW2-like isoform X2 — protein sequence MNRLEMTEGSDFRHWDELIPDALGLIFSKLPLQEILTVIPRVCKSWAKAVLGPYCWQEIDIEEWSSRCQPDNVDRMLQMLVNRSGGSLRKLCVTGLHNSNIFSFIADHAGSLQTLRLPRSNISDALVEQIAGRLSAVTFLDLSYCDKISASSLESIGKNCKALVGICRNLHPLHTAGMPLLDDEAYAIAATMPKLEHLEMAYHPLSTKSVMTILSSCPNLEFLDLRGCWDVRLEDKFVAEKFPKLRVLGPLVRDYYERNEWDECSDYSYISDDLAWDFSADYFDDDAESYDDPWDDEDRLEGLELRFYEGIDEVGGGFGWPPSP from the exons ATGAACCG ACTAGAGATGACAGAGGGAAGCGATTTCAGGCACTGGGATGAGCTAATACCGGACGCTCTGGGGCTAATTTTCAGTAAACTCCCACTACAAGAGATACTTACCGTTATCCCCAGAGTCTGCAAATCATGGGCTAAAGCAGTGCTTGGACCTTACTGCTGGCAAGAGATTGACATTGAAGAATGGAGTAGCCGATGCCAGCCCGACAATGTCGATCGAATGCTTCAAATGCTTGTCAATCGAAGTGGCGGTTCGCTTCGCAAGCTCTGCGTTACTGGCCTCCATAACAGCAACATTTTCTCCTTTATCGCTGATCA TGCTGGCTCTCTCCAGACATTGCGGCTGCCAAGGAGCAATATAAGCGATGCTCTAGTAGAACAGATTGCTGGAAGGCTTTCTGCAGTTACTTTTTTGGATCTAAGCTATTGTGATAAAATCAGTGCCAGTAGTTTAGAGTCTATAGGAAAGAATTGCAAAGCTTTGGTTGGAATCTGTCGAAACTTGCACCCGTTGCATACAGCAGGTATGCCGTTGCTGGACGATGAAGCGTACGCCATTGCAGCCACAATGCCAAAACTGGAGCACCTTGAAATGGCCTATCACCCTCTTAGCACTAAAAGCGTGATGACGATACTGTCGAGCTGCCCCAATCTCGAATTCCTCGATTTGAGAGGCTGTTGGGATGTAAGGCTGGAAGACAAGTTTGTGGCTGAGAAGTTCCCAAAACTAAGAGTGTTGGGGCCTCTGGTTAGAGACTACTACGAGCGAAACGAATGGGATGAATGCTCAGACTACTCATACATCTCTGACGACTTGGCTTGGGACTTCTCTGCAGATTACTTCGACGACGATGCCGAGAGTTATGACGATCCATGGGACGACGAAGACAGGCTAGAAGGACTCGAGTTGAGAttctatgaaggaatagaTGAAGTTGGTGGAGGCTTTGGTTGGCCTCCCTCCCCTTAA
- the LOC111788240 gene encoding protein EXORDIUM-like 1, protein MASISLLLLLFFSSSIHSLSAAAATARNLAFLDHPLDLDSFPFEYHGGRLLSGNITINLIWYGNFNPSQKAIVGDFIASLSASKSAISRQPSVSTWWTAINKYYNLARSLKKSSRFSISLGSQIHDRKYSLGKSLTKRHVLALAAKGRRKYAINVVLTAADVAVDGFCFNKCGSHGVSAGAPIQGKRYKFGYIWVGNSATQCPGQCAWPFHRPVYGPQNPPLVSPNKDVGMDGVIINLAGLLAGTATNPFGDGFYQGTKEAPLEAASACTGIFGKGAFPGYPGEVLVDAGSGGSYNAVSGNGRKFLLPALVDPITSVCSTLV, encoded by the coding sequence ATGGCTTCCAtttctctcctcctcctcctcttcttctcttcttcaattcactctctctccgccgccgccgccaccgccagAAACCTTGCTTTCTTAGACCATCCCCTGGATCTCGACTCCTTTCCCTTTGAATACCACGGCGGCCGACTTCTCTCCGGCAATATAACCATCAATCTCATATGGTACGGCAATTTCAATCCCTCCCAAAAAGCCATCGTCGGCGATTTTATCGCCTCCCTCTCTGCTTCCAAATCGGCGATTTCCCGGCAGCCCTCTGTTTCCACTTGGTGGACTGCCATTAACAAATACTATAATCTTGCTCGGAGTTTAAAGAAATCCTCCCGTTTTTCTATCTCCTTGGGTTCTCAGATTCATGACCGGAAATATTCCCTTGGGAAATCGCTAACGAAGCGTCATGTTCTTGCTCTGGCAGCGAAGGGTCGGCGGAAATATGCAATCAATGTGGTTTTAACGGCTGCGGATGTCGCCGTCGATGGATTCTGTTTTAACAAATGTGGGTCACATGGGGTTTCCGCCGGAGCTCCGATTCAGGGGAAGCGGTATAAGTTTGGGTATATTTGGGTGGGGAATTCGGCGACTCAATGTCCGGGGCAATGTGCCTGGCCGTTTCATCGTCCGGTGTACGGACCACAGAATCCGCCGTTGGTGTCGCCGAATAAGGATGTGGGAATGGACGGTGTTATAATAAACTTGGCCGGACTTCTCGCCGGAACTGCGACGAATCCGTTTGGGGATGGGTTTTATCAGGGGACGAAGGAAGCTCCGTTGGAGGCGGCGTCGGCCTGCACCGGAATATTCGGTAAAGGTGCTTTTCCGGGATATCCCGGGGAGGTTCTGGTGGATGCTGGCAGCGGAGGGAGTTATAATGCGGTCAGTGGCAATGGACGGAAGTTTCTGCTTCCGGCGTTGGTTGATCCGATCACTTCCGTTTGTTCTACTCTGGTTTGA
- the LOC111788238 gene encoding F-box protein FBW2-like isoform X3, with product MTEGSDFRHWDELIPDALGLIFSKLPLQEILTVIPRVCKSWAKAVLGPYCWQEIDIEEWSSRCQPDNVDRMLQMLVNRSGGSLRKLCVTGLHNSNIFSFIADHAGSLQTLRLPRSNISDALVEQIAGRLSAVTFLDLSYCDKISASSLESIGKNCKALVGICRNLHPLHTAGMPLLDDEAYAIAATMPKLEHLEMAYHPLSTKSVMTILSSCPNLEFLDLRGCWDVRLEDKFVAEKFPKLRVLGPLVRDYYERNEWDECSDYSYISDDLAWDFSADYFDDDAESYDDPWDDEDRLEGLELRFYEGIDEVGGGFGWPPSP from the exons ATGACAGAGGGAAGCGATTTCAGGCACTGGGATGAGCTAATACCGGACGCTCTGGGGCTAATTTTCAGTAAACTCCCACTACAAGAGATACTTACCGTTATCCCCAGAGTCTGCAAATCATGGGCTAAAGCAGTGCTTGGACCTTACTGCTGGCAAGAGATTGACATTGAAGAATGGAGTAGCCGATGCCAGCCCGACAATGTCGATCGAATGCTTCAAATGCTTGTCAATCGAAGTGGCGGTTCGCTTCGCAAGCTCTGCGTTACTGGCCTCCATAACAGCAACATTTTCTCCTTTATCGCTGATCA TGCTGGCTCTCTCCAGACATTGCGGCTGCCAAGGAGCAATATAAGCGATGCTCTAGTAGAACAGATTGCTGGAAGGCTTTCTGCAGTTACTTTTTTGGATCTAAGCTATTGTGATAAAATCAGTGCCAGTAGTTTAGAGTCTATAGGAAAGAATTGCAAAGCTTTGGTTGGAATCTGTCGAAACTTGCACCCGTTGCATACAGCAGGTATGCCGTTGCTGGACGATGAAGCGTACGCCATTGCAGCCACAATGCCAAAACTGGAGCACCTTGAAATGGCCTATCACCCTCTTAGCACTAAAAGCGTGATGACGATACTGTCGAGCTGCCCCAATCTCGAATTCCTCGATTTGAGAGGCTGTTGGGATGTAAGGCTGGAAGACAAGTTTGTGGCTGAGAAGTTCCCAAAACTAAGAGTGTTGGGGCCTCTGGTTAGAGACTACTACGAGCGAAACGAATGGGATGAATGCTCAGACTACTCATACATCTCTGACGACTTGGCTTGGGACTTCTCTGCAGATTACTTCGACGACGATGCCGAGAGTTATGACGATCCATGGGACGACGAAGACAGGCTAGAAGGACTCGAGTTGAGAttctatgaaggaatagaTGAAGTTGGTGGAGGCTTTGGTTGGCCTCCCTCCCCTTAA